The Micromonospora sp. M71_S20 genome has a window encoding:
- a CDS encoding helix-turn-helix domain-containing protein codes for MNTVALAVTDGMLHFELSLAYEVFGADLTGVADPWYGVTVCGTGAVRVGRFRLEPDCGLDQLAHADTVIVPGWVDVDAEPPADLVDAVRAAHEAGARVASLCTGAFVLAAAGLLDGRRATTHWAHTEALAARYPRVQVDADVLYVDNGSVLTSAGKAAAMDLCLHLVRLDYGSAVANTLARRLVVPPHRAGGQAQYVTAPVPAQDDHPLAELFSWAIERLDHALTVEDLARQANMSSRNLGRHFRSVAGTTPLRWLLTQRIRHAQELLETTGDSIDAIAAATGMGTATTLRRHFNRTIGVPPDTYRRTFRSGAR; via the coding sequence ATGAACACCGTCGCCCTGGCCGTCACGGACGGGATGTTGCACTTCGAGCTGTCCCTGGCGTACGAGGTCTTCGGTGCCGACCTGACCGGCGTGGCCGACCCCTGGTACGGCGTCACCGTCTGCGGAACGGGCGCGGTGCGGGTCGGCCGGTTCCGGTTGGAGCCCGACTGCGGCCTCGACCAGCTCGCGCACGCCGACACGGTGATCGTCCCCGGGTGGGTCGACGTCGACGCAGAACCGCCCGCCGATCTGGTCGACGCGGTACGCGCGGCCCACGAGGCGGGCGCGCGGGTGGCCTCCCTGTGCACGGGCGCGTTCGTGCTCGCCGCCGCCGGCCTGCTGGACGGCCGACGGGCGACCACGCACTGGGCGCACACCGAGGCCCTGGCGGCCCGCTACCCCCGGGTGCAGGTCGATGCGGACGTGCTCTACGTGGACAACGGCAGCGTGCTCACCTCCGCCGGCAAGGCGGCCGCGATGGATCTGTGCCTGCACCTGGTCCGCCTCGATTACGGCTCGGCGGTCGCCAACACGCTCGCCCGTCGCCTGGTCGTGCCCCCGCACCGGGCCGGCGGCCAGGCCCAGTACGTCACCGCCCCGGTGCCCGCCCAGGACGACCATCCGCTCGCCGAACTGTTCTCCTGGGCGATCGAGCGGCTCGACCACGCGTTGACGGTGGAGGACCTGGCCCGTCAGGCGAACATGAGCTCGCGCAACCTGGGCCGCCACTTCAGGTCGGTGGCCGGCACCACCCCGTTGCGATGGCTGCTGACCCAGCGGATCCGGCACGCCCAGGAACTGCTGGAGACCACCGGCGACAGCATCGACGCTATCGCGGCGGCTACCGGCATGGGCACCGCCACGACGCTGCGCCGGCACTTCAACCGCACGATCGGCGTACCCCCGGACACCTATCGCCGCACCTTCCGCTCCGGCGCTCGATGA
- a CDS encoding glycosyltransferase family 2 protein, which produces MAARTDDAVELSVVIPTYQDAQCLALTLRSLTRQTVSPERFEVVVIRDGGSPAGYADAVEAAAGLDLRLLEFPRRRGRSAARNEAVRHTRAPLLLFLDADSYASPQLLERHLAHHAVAGRPAVLMGRRDELSLEHVEAALDDREMTDVPRRRADRAGDLRFPHGQPPGPDWLRAGWALAYTHNISLARDLFDRTGGFDERSGLRWGLEDIELFYRVHRHLGVTGLNFAFDDEARAFHLPHHRNTDRNFADFAANRSLLTGQYHVIEWEFYGLLDVYDSLERIVYYRSAATDCARRATCRIGPAFDRLADRLPGPRVLWVGTGSDQADLPAGALTFDYAAPPGPTNYHLVGMDPPIAPGSLDAVVSVDFWRYLRWDDLCRFVNTSGRLAREVHLVGTGDAGSAPLTPGPAVLDYLRRTLSAAFATRLTHVDGLGEVLTLRSLTPAARKGPARV; this is translated from the coding sequence ATGGCGGCACGGACGGACGACGCGGTCGAGCTGAGCGTGGTCATACCCACCTACCAGGACGCGCAGTGCCTGGCGCTGACGCTGCGGTCGCTGACCCGGCAGACGGTGAGCCCCGAGCGCTTCGAGGTGGTCGTCATCCGCGACGGCGGCTCCCCCGCCGGATACGCCGACGCCGTCGAGGCGGCCGCCGGCCTCGACCTCCGCCTGCTGGAGTTTCCCAGGCGGCGGGGGCGCTCCGCGGCCCGCAACGAGGCGGTACGGCACACCCGGGCCCCGCTGCTGTTGTTCCTCGACGCCGACTCGTACGCCTCCCCGCAGTTGCTGGAGCGCCACCTGGCCCACCACGCGGTCGCCGGCCGGCCCGCCGTGCTGATGGGCCGGCGCGACGAACTGAGCCTGGAACACGTCGAGGCCGCCCTCGACGACCGGGAGATGACCGACGTCCCCCGCCGCCGCGCGGACCGCGCCGGCGACCTGCGCTTCCCGCACGGCCAGCCGCCGGGGCCGGACTGGCTCCGGGCGGGCTGGGCGCTCGCCTACACCCACAACATCTCGCTCGCCCGCGACCTGTTCGACCGGACCGGCGGGTTCGACGAACGCTCCGGGCTGCGCTGGGGCCTGGAGGACATCGAGCTGTTCTACCGGGTGCACCGGCATCTCGGCGTGACCGGGTTGAACTTCGCCTTCGACGACGAGGCCCGCGCCTTCCACCTCCCGCACCACCGCAACACCGACCGCAACTTCGCCGACTTCGCGGCCAACCGGAGCCTGCTGACGGGGCAGTACCACGTGATCGAGTGGGAGTTCTACGGCCTGCTGGACGTGTACGACTCGCTGGAGCGCATCGTGTACTACCGCTCCGCGGCCACCGACTGCGCGCGGCGCGCGACGTGCCGGATCGGGCCGGCGTTCGACCGGCTCGCCGACCGCCTGCCCGGCCCCCGCGTGCTGTGGGTGGGCACCGGCAGCGACCAGGCCGACCTGCCGGCCGGGGCGCTGACCTTCGACTACGCCGCCCCGCCGGGACCGACGAACTACCACCTGGTCGGCATGGACCCGCCCATCGCGCCGGGCAGCCTCGACGCGGTGGTCAGCGTCGACTTCTGGCGGTACCTGCGGTGGGATGACCTCTGCCGGTTCGTCAACACCTCCGGGCGGCTCGCCCGCGAGGTGCACCTCGTCGGCACGGGCGACGCCGGATCGGCGCCGCTCACCCCCGGGCCGGCGGTGCTGGACTACCTGCGCCGCACCCTGAGCGCCGCGTTCGCCACCAGGTTGACCCACGTCGACGGGCTCGGTGAGGTGCTGACCCTGCGGTCCCTGACGCCGGCGGCGCGGAAGGGCCCGGCGCGCGTGTGA
- a CDS encoding M23 family metallopeptidase, with the protein MRTVLRRIGATASALLMVAGATVVGATPASAANYYYEMPYPANESYLVTQGPEGTYSHVGPYNEYAWDFGLPANYEVSASQAGTIIMSNWSPYWQNGIEVIIRHSNGQCTHYAHLNRAIYNAGTWVPQGRVIGWSGNTGASTGPHLHFQVINCNTRVGIPATLQGWTPYTGSWPVSVNYYA; encoded by the coding sequence GTGAGGACGGTCCTGCGCCGGATCGGCGCGACCGCGAGCGCCCTGCTGATGGTCGCCGGGGCCACGGTCGTCGGGGCCACCCCGGCCTCCGCCGCGAACTACTACTACGAGATGCCGTACCCGGCGAACGAGTCCTACCTGGTGACCCAGGGGCCGGAGGGCACCTACTCGCACGTCGGTCCGTACAACGAGTACGCCTGGGACTTCGGGCTGCCGGCGAACTACGAGGTCTCCGCCTCGCAGGCCGGCACCATCATCATGTCGAACTGGTCGCCGTACTGGCAGAACGGCATCGAGGTGATCATCCGGCACTCGAACGGCCAGTGCACCCACTACGCGCACCTGAACCGGGCGATCTACAACGCCGGCACCTGGGTGCCGCAGGGCCGGGTCATCGGCTGGTCGGGCAACACCGGCGCGTCCACCGGCCCGCACCTGCACTTCCAGGTCATCAACTGCAACACCCGGGTGGGCATCCCCGCCACCCTCCAGGGCTGGACGCCGTACACCGGCTCCTGGCCGGTGAGCGTGAACTACTACGCGTAA
- a CDS encoding trans-acting enoyl reductase family protein, with the protein MERGELMGSGRTVAVFGAYGHTGRFVVAELCARGFVPLLCGRDADKLRTLAASFPGLGTRPASVDDPAALDRALAGAAAVVNCAGPFAVTAAPVIEAALRAGIAYVDVAAEVEANLDTFTHFADRARAAGTVVVPAMAFFGGLGDLLVTAAMGDWTAADEAHVAYGLSGWHPTAGTRAAGTVSRRRRDGRRVRYRDGRLEYRDDAPPALTWPFPEPMGTRAVIGEFTMADVVTVPSHLAIPEVCTYMTVEAAGELAAPETPAPAAVDDRGRSAQTFLVDVVVRSGGAERRAVAGGRDIYAVSAPLAVEAVHRILTGRTRTVGVASAGAVFDAPDFLRALSAHVSLDLRQSSAAPMTSSVHARDRSGTR; encoded by the coding sequence ATGGAGCGGGGAGAACTGATGGGATCGGGTCGGACGGTGGCGGTCTTCGGCGCCTACGGGCACACCGGGCGCTTCGTGGTGGCGGAGTTGTGCGCTCGCGGTTTCGTCCCGTTGCTCTGCGGACGCGACGCGGACAAACTGCGGACGCTCGCGGCGTCCTTTCCGGGGCTCGGCACCCGGCCGGCCTCGGTCGACGATCCGGCCGCACTCGACCGCGCGCTGGCGGGCGCGGCTGCGGTGGTCAACTGTGCCGGGCCCTTCGCCGTGACCGCCGCGCCCGTGATCGAGGCGGCGCTGCGCGCCGGGATTGCGTACGTGGACGTGGCGGCGGAGGTCGAGGCCAACCTCGACACCTTCACGCACTTCGCGGATCGCGCCCGCGCCGCGGGGACGGTGGTGGTCCCCGCGATGGCCTTCTTCGGCGGCCTCGGCGACCTGCTGGTCACCGCGGCGATGGGCGACTGGACGGCGGCCGACGAGGCGCACGTCGCGTACGGCTTGAGCGGTTGGCACCCCACGGCCGGGACCCGCGCGGCGGGCACGGTCTCCCGGCGGCGCAGGGACGGCCGGCGCGTCCGCTACCGCGACGGGCGGCTGGAGTACCGCGACGACGCCCCGCCGGCCCTGACGTGGCCCTTCCCCGAGCCGATGGGGACCCGGGCCGTGATCGGCGAGTTCACCATGGCCGACGTCGTCACCGTCCCCAGCCACCTGGCCATCCCCGAGGTGTGCACCTACATGACGGTCGAGGCGGCCGGCGAGCTGGCGGCTCCGGAGACACCGGCGCCGGCCGCCGTCGACGATCGCGGGCGGTCCGCGCAGACCTTCCTCGTCGACGTCGTCGTGCGCTCCGGCGGCGCGGAACGGCGCGCGGTGGCGGGCGGCCGGGACATCTACGCCGTCAGTGCGCCGCTCGCGGTGGAAGCGGTGCACCGCATCCTCACGGGACGGACCAGGACGGTCGGTGTCGCTTCCGCCGGCGCCGTCTTCGACGCGCCCGACTTCCTCCGGGCCCTGTCCGCGCACGTCTCGCTCGACCTGCGGCAGTCCTCCGCGGCCCCGATGACATCATCGGTCCATGCCCGTGATCGAAGTGGTACGCGGTGA